From a single Micromonospora sp. WMMD1102 genomic region:
- the fdh gene encoding formate dehydrogenase, protein MGIRTFVEGWPVYRQLTGSDPLGRGAAAKSGRSAELTPRTDTADSVARSVCPYCAVGCGQRVYVAGGKVSQIEGDPDSPISRGRLCPKGAASKNLVTSELRQQRVLYRRPYGTEWEELDLPTAMDMIADRVLAARDATWEDVDDQGRPLNRTLGIASLGGATLDNEENYLIKKLFTAMGAIQIENQARIUHSATVPGLGTSFGRGGATVFQQDLVNSDCVIIQGSNMAEAHPVGFQWVMEAKRRGAKVFHVDPRFTRTSALADSYVPIRAGSDIAFLGGIVRYILDNELDFREYVVAYTNAATIVSEDFRDTEDLDGLFSGYDADRTSYDQTSWQYAGHEPEGGNDTAIERETAAGLRHESHGAPVGGRTERDETLRHPRCVYQILRRHYARYTPELVERVCGVPREKFEEVARAWVANSNRDRTTMLVYSVGWTQHTVGVQYIRTGAIIQLLLGNMGRPGGGVLALRGHASIQGSTDIPTLFNLLPGYLPMPNHAQHPTFEKWCDSIKHPGQKGFWGNARAYAANLLKAYWGAAATPDNDFCYDYLPRMTGDHGTYQTVFNMIDGKVKGYFLLGQNPAVGSAHARAQRLGLANLDWLVVRDLFMIESATFWKDSREVETGEIAPERCRTEVFFLPAASHVEKAGSFTQTQRLLQWREKAVEAPGDCRSELWFFYHLGRIVRSKLAGSTRARDRALLDLAWDYPTEGPHAEPEAEAVLREINGYEVATRRPLASFLEMKDDGSTLGGCWIYSGVFAGGINQAARRKPGGEQNWVAAEWGWAWPLNRRTLYNRASADREGRPWSERKRYVWWDPERGEWTGYDVPDFEKTKPPSYRPDPDATGVAALAGDDPFIMQGDGKGWLYAPVGLLDGPLPTHYEPVESPVRNPLYGQQSNPTRKTYERPDNPTNPSPPDAHTDVFPYVFTVSRLTEHHTAGGMSRNVRYLAELQPEMFVEVGPELAVERGLTHLGWAHLVTSRGLIEARVMVTDRLTPLRVDGRTIHQLWLPYHFGGVGLVRGEPANDLFGATLDPNVLIQESKVGTCDIRPGRRPRGPELLDYLADYRRRAGLDGHHPPVATAAPRHDDSGVDSGEGNRDGSGDDSRGRDTGPEG, encoded by the coding sequence ATGGGCATCCGCACCTTCGTCGAGGGCTGGCCGGTCTACCGCCAGCTCACCGGTTCCGACCCGCTCGGCCGGGGTGCCGCCGCGAAGTCCGGCAGGTCCGCCGAGCTGACCCCGCGGACCGACACCGCCGACTCGGTCGCCCGGTCCGTCTGCCCGTACTGCGCCGTCGGCTGCGGGCAGCGGGTCTACGTCGCGGGCGGCAAGGTCAGCCAGATCGAGGGAGACCCGGACAGTCCGATCTCCCGGGGTCGGCTCTGCCCCAAGGGCGCCGCCAGCAAGAACCTGGTCACCAGCGAGCTGCGCCAGCAGCGGGTGCTCTACCGCCGGCCGTACGGCACCGAGTGGGAAGAGCTGGACCTGCCGACCGCGATGGACATGATCGCCGACCGGGTGCTCGCCGCCCGGGACGCCACCTGGGAGGACGTCGACGACCAGGGCCGGCCGCTGAACCGTACCCTCGGGATCGCCAGCCTGGGCGGGGCCACCCTGGACAACGAGGAGAACTACCTCATCAAGAAGCTGTTCACCGCGATGGGGGCGATCCAGATCGAGAACCAGGCCCGGATTTGACACTCCGCCACCGTCCCCGGTCTGGGGACCAGCTTCGGTCGCGGTGGCGCGACGGTCTTCCAGCAGGATCTGGTCAACAGTGACTGCGTGATCATCCAGGGCTCGAACATGGCCGAGGCGCACCCGGTCGGCTTCCAGTGGGTGATGGAGGCGAAGCGGCGCGGCGCCAAGGTCTTCCACGTCGACCCCCGGTTCACCCGGACCAGTGCGCTCGCCGACAGCTACGTCCCGATCCGGGCCGGCAGCGACATCGCCTTCCTCGGCGGCATCGTCCGGTACATCCTCGACAACGAGCTGGACTTCCGGGAGTACGTGGTCGCCTACACCAACGCGGCCACCATCGTCAGCGAGGACTTCCGGGACACCGAGGACCTCGACGGGCTCTTCTCCGGGTACGACGCCGACCGGACCAGCTACGACCAGACGAGCTGGCAGTACGCCGGGCACGAGCCCGAGGGCGGGAACGACACCGCCATCGAGCGGGAGACCGCCGCCGGGCTGCGGCACGAGTCGCACGGCGCACCGGTCGGCGGCCGGACCGAACGGGACGAGACCCTCCGGCACCCGCGCTGCGTCTACCAGATCCTCCGGCGGCACTACGCCCGCTACACCCCGGAGCTGGTCGAGCGGGTCTGCGGGGTGCCCCGGGAGAAGTTCGAGGAGGTGGCCCGGGCCTGGGTGGCGAACTCCAACCGGGACCGGACCACGATGCTCGTCTACTCGGTCGGCTGGACCCAGCACACCGTCGGGGTGCAGTACATCCGGACCGGGGCGATCATCCAGCTCCTGCTCGGCAACATGGGCCGGCCCGGCGGCGGCGTACTCGCGCTGCGCGGGCACGCCAGCATCCAGGGGTCGACCGACATCCCCACCCTGTTCAATCTGCTCCCCGGCTATCTGCCGATGCCGAACCACGCCCAGCACCCGACCTTCGAGAAGTGGTGCGACAGCATCAAGCACCCCGGTCAGAAGGGCTTCTGGGGCAACGCCCGGGCGTACGCGGCCAACCTGCTCAAGGCGTACTGGGGTGCGGCGGCCACCCCGGACAACGACTTCTGCTACGACTACCTGCCGCGGATGACCGGCGACCACGGCACGTACCAGACCGTCTTCAACATGATCGACGGCAAGGTCAAGGGTTACTTCCTGCTCGGCCAGAACCCGGCCGTCGGCTCGGCGCACGCCCGCGCACAGCGGCTCGGCCTGGCCAACCTGGACTGGCTGGTGGTACGCGACCTCTTCATGATCGAGAGTGCGACGTTCTGGAAGGACAGCCGGGAGGTGGAGACCGGCGAGATCGCCCCGGAACGGTGCCGTACCGAGGTCTTCTTCCTGCCGGCCGCCTCGCACGTGGAGAAGGCCGGCAGCTTCACCCAGACGCAGCGGCTGTTGCAGTGGCGGGAGAAGGCCGTCGAGGCGCCCGGGGACTGCCGCTCGGAACTCTGGTTCTTCTACCACCTGGGCCGGATCGTCCGGAGCAAGCTGGCCGGCTCCACCCGGGCGCGCGACCGGGCCCTGCTCGACCTCGCCTGGGACTACCCCACCGAGGGGCCGCACGCCGAGCCGGAGGCCGAGGCGGTGCTGCGGGAGATCAACGGGTACGAGGTGGCGACCCGCCGGCCGCTCGCCTCCTTCCTGGAGATGAAGGACGACGGCTCCACCCTCGGCGGCTGCTGGATCTACTCCGGGGTCTTCGCCGGGGGGATCAACCAGGCAGCCCGGCGCAAGCCTGGCGGGGAGCAGAACTGGGTCGCCGCCGAGTGGGGCTGGGCCTGGCCGCTCAACCGGCGGACCCTCTACAACCGGGCCTCCGCCGACCGGGAGGGCCGCCCGTGGAGCGAGCGGAAGCGGTACGTCTGGTGGGACCCGGAGCGCGGGGAGTGGACCGGGTACGACGTACCGGACTTCGAGAAGACCAAGCCGCCGTCGTACCGGCCCGACCCGGACGCGACCGGGGTGGCGGCGCTGGCCGGCGACGACCCGTTCATCATGCAGGGCGACGGGAAGGGTTGGCTCTACGCCCCGGTCGGGCTGCTGGACGGGCCGCTGCCGACCCACTACGAACCGGTCGAGTCCCCGGTCCGCAACCCGCTCTACGGCCAGCAGTCCAACCCGACCCGCAAGACGTACGAGCGGCCGGACAACCCGACCAACCCGAGCCCGCCGGACGCGCACACGGACGTCTTCCCGTACGTCTTCACGGTCAGCCGGCTCACCGAGCACCACACGGCGGGCGGGATGAGCCGCAACGTCCGCTACCTGGCCGAACTCCAGCCGGAGATGTTCGTCGAGGTCGGGCCGGAGTTGGCCGTCGAGCGTGGGTTGACCCACCTGGGCTGGGCACACCTGGTCACCAGCCGGGGGCTGATCGAGGCCCGGGTGATGGTGACCGACCGGCTGACCCCGCTGCGCGTCGACGGCCGGACGATCCACCAGCTCTGGCTGCCGTACCACTTCGGCGGTGTCGGGCTGGTCCGGGGCGAGCCGGCGAACGACCTGTTCGGGGCCACCCTCGACCCGAACGTGCTGATCCAGGAGAGCAAGGTCGGCACCTGCGACATCCGGCCCGGCCGGCGCCCGAGGGGACCGGAACTGCTCGACTACCTCGCCGACTACCGGCGGCGGGCCGGTCTGGACGGGCACCATCCGCCGGTCGCCACCGCCGCCCCGCGACACGACGACAGCGGCGTCGACAGCGGTGAGGGCAACCGCGACGGCAGCGGTGACGACAGCCGCGGCCGCGACACGGGACCGGAGGGATGA
- a CDS encoding 4Fe-4S dicluster domain-containing protein: MVDQRRPEVPVNPAEQAGHLDPPPRMGFFTDTSVCIGCKACEVACKEWNLVPESGLDLLGMSYDNTGALTANSWRHVAFVEQPRPVGWQSSAPMAGTPNGPPIAPATAEAGGGTSTDQGTKPGVAPAPDPAPAGRMADGVRFLGMPGTDLPGREEDRGGRTELRWLMMSDVCKHCTHAACLDVCPTGSLFRTEFGTVVVQEDICNGCGYCIPACPYGVIDQRRDDGRAWKCTLCYDRIGAGRMPACAQACPTESIQYGELDELRERARARVARLHADGVSEARLYGHSPDDGVGGDGAFFLLLDEPEVYGLPPDPVVTTRDLPRMWRRAGLAALTMTAAVVAAFVGRPS; this comes from the coding sequence ATGGTCGACCAGCGACGCCCGGAGGTGCCGGTCAACCCCGCCGAGCAGGCCGGTCACCTCGACCCGCCGCCCCGGATGGGTTTCTTCACCGACACCAGCGTCTGCATCGGCTGCAAAGCCTGCGAGGTGGCCTGCAAGGAGTGGAACCTGGTACCGGAGAGCGGCCTCGACCTGCTCGGCATGTCGTACGACAACACCGGGGCGCTGACCGCGAACTCGTGGCGGCACGTCGCCTTCGTCGAGCAGCCCCGGCCGGTCGGCTGGCAGTCGTCGGCACCGATGGCCGGTACCCCGAACGGGCCGCCGATCGCCCCGGCCACCGCCGAGGCGGGCGGTGGCACCAGCACCGACCAGGGGACGAAACCGGGTGTGGCGCCGGCTCCGGACCCTGCCCCGGCGGGCCGGATGGCCGACGGGGTGCGGTTCCTCGGCATGCCCGGCACCGACCTGCCCGGCCGGGAGGAGGACCGGGGCGGGCGCACCGAACTGCGCTGGTTGATGATGTCGGACGTCTGCAAGCACTGCACGCACGCGGCCTGCCTGGACGTCTGCCCGACCGGTTCGCTGTTCCGTACCGAGTTCGGCACCGTGGTGGTGCAGGAGGACATCTGCAACGGCTGCGGCTACTGCATCCCGGCCTGCCCGTACGGCGTCATCGACCAGCGCAGGGACGACGGCCGGGCCTGGAAGTGCACCCTGTGTTACGACCGGATCGGTGCCGGCCGGATGCCGGCCTGCGCCCAGGCCTGCCCGACCGAGTCGATCCAGTACGGCGAACTCGACGAGCTGCGCGAGCGGGCCCGTGCCCGGGTGGCGCGGCTGCACGCCGACGGGGTGTCCGAGGCCCGGCTCTACGGCCACAGCCCGGACGACGGGGTGGGCGGGGACGGCGCGTTCTTCCTGCTGCTCGACGAACCGGAGGTGTACGGGCTGCCGCCGGACCCGGTGGTGACCACCCGCGACCTGCCGCGGATGTGGCGCCGGGCCGGGCTGGCCGCACTCACCATGACCGCCGCCGTGGTGGCCGCGTTCGTCGGGCGGCCGTCATGA
- the nrfD gene encoding NrfD/PsrC family molybdoenzyme membrane anchor subunit — MTRPGDNGERPWDGGPRRGAGRGNGAGPGVVAGQPVVVPPAEFSSYYGRPVVKAPVWRRDIPAYLFTGGLAAGSALLAAGADLSGRAALRRAGRLVSLGAVGASTFLLVNDLGRPARFHHMLRVAKPTSPMSVGTWILAAFAPAAGLAGVSEVAAALPRHGPLGLARRLLPPAGRIAGLAAAATAPALATYTGVLLADTAMPAWHDAYPDLPFLFAGSALVAGAGAGLVAAPVTQTSPAVRLAVAGALVETVAERRIDRMGLTGEPYRTGRPARLIRGGRLLLAVGTAGALLARGNRALSALSGAALLAASLLTRFGVFEAGVASARDPRYTVLPQRERRARREAGAGP; from the coding sequence ATGACGCGGCCGGGAGACAACGGCGAACGGCCGTGGGACGGCGGGCCGCGACGCGGCGCCGGACGGGGAAACGGGGCGGGGCCGGGCGTCGTCGCCGGGCAACCGGTGGTCGTCCCGCCGGCGGAGTTCAGCTCGTACTACGGGCGGCCGGTGGTCAAGGCACCCGTGTGGCGACGGGACATCCCGGCGTACCTGTTCACCGGCGGACTGGCCGCCGGATCGGCGCTGCTGGCCGCCGGTGCGGACCTGTCCGGGCGGGCGGCACTGCGTCGGGCCGGCCGGCTCGTCTCGCTCGGCGCGGTCGGGGCGAGCACCTTCTTGCTGGTCAACGACCTCGGCCGGCCGGCCCGGTTCCACCACATGCTGCGGGTCGCCAAGCCGACCTCGCCGATGTCGGTCGGCACCTGGATCCTGGCCGCGTTCGCGCCGGCGGCCGGACTGGCCGGGGTGAGCGAAGTGGCCGCCGCGCTGCCCCGGCACGGTCCGCTCGGGCTGGCCCGCCGGCTGCTGCCACCGGCCGGCCGGATCGCCGGGCTGGCCGCCGCCGCCACGGCGCCGGCCCTGGCCACGTACACCGGGGTGCTGCTCGCCGACACCGCGATGCCGGCCTGGCACGACGCGTACCCGGATCTGCCGTTCCTGTTCGCCGGCAGCGCGCTGGTCGCCGGTGCCGGCGCCGGGCTGGTGGCCGCGCCGGTCACCCAGACCAGCCCGGCGGTCCGGCTGGCGGTGGCCGGCGCGCTGGTCGAGACGGTCGCCGAGCGCCGGATCGACCGGATGGGGTTGACCGGCGAGCCGTACCGGACGGGCCGGCCGGCCCGGCTGATCCGGGGCGGGCGGCTGCTGCTGGCCGTCGGTACGGCCGGCGCGCTGCTGGCCCGGGGCAACCGGGCGCTCTCCGCGCTCTCGGGAGCGGCCCTGCTGGCCGCCTCGCTGCTGACCCGGTTCGGGGTCTTCGAGGCCGGGGTGGCGTCCGCCCGGGATCCGAGGTACACGGTGCTGCCGCAGCGGGAGCGGCGGGCGAGGCGGGAGGCCGGTGCCGGCCCGTAG
- the mmsA gene encoding multiple monosaccharide ABC transporter ATP-binding protein: MSDAPVLLEMRGITKEFPGVKALSDVNLVVRRAEIHAIAGENGAGKSTLMKVLSGVYPYGSYSGQIVYRGEESRFSDIRASEQAGIVIIHQELALVPGMSITENIFLGNEPRRGGAIDWKSANRQALELMARVGLREDPDTLIKDIGVGKQQLVEIAKAFAKDVKLLILDEPTAALNESDSQHLLDLLRGFKQRGITSIIISHKLNEIAQIADSITILRDGRTIETLDVKADGVDEDRIVRGMVGRELSSRFPDHTPKIGEVFFEVRDWTVRHPISADRMVAKGSSFTVRRGEIVGFAGLMGAGRTELAMSIFGRSYGVYQGGQIFKDGREVVLKSVADAIAHGLAYVSEDRKSLGLNLLDDIKTSVVSAKLSKIADRGVVDPVREYQAAESYRKSLRVKAPNVDEGVTKLSGGNQQKVVLAKWMFTDPDLLILDEPTRGIDVGAKYEIYGIIQQLADQGKGVIVISSELPELIGLCDRIYTVFEGTITGNIERRDADPELLMKQMTSAKKAQIR; the protein is encoded by the coding sequence ATGAGTGACGCTCCCGTGTTGCTGGAGATGCGTGGGATCACCAAGGAGTTCCCGGGGGTCAAGGCGCTCTCCGACGTGAACCTGGTGGTCCGGCGCGCCGAGATCCACGCGATCGCCGGCGAGAACGGCGCCGGCAAGTCGACCCTGATGAAGGTGCTCAGCGGGGTCTACCCGTACGGCAGCTACTCGGGCCAGATCGTGTACCGGGGCGAGGAGAGCCGGTTCTCCGACATCCGGGCCAGCGAGCAGGCCGGCATCGTGATCATCCACCAGGAACTCGCCCTGGTGCCCGGGATGTCGATCACCGAGAACATCTTCCTCGGCAACGAGCCCCGGCGCGGCGGCGCGATCGACTGGAAGAGCGCCAACCGGCAGGCCCTGGAGCTGATGGCCCGGGTCGGGCTGCGGGAGGACCCGGACACGCTGATCAAGGACATCGGCGTCGGAAAGCAGCAGCTCGTCGAGATCGCGAAAGCCTTCGCCAAGGACGTCAAGCTGCTCATCCTGGACGAGCCGACCGCCGCGCTCAACGAGTCCGACTCGCAGCACCTGCTGGACCTGCTGCGCGGCTTCAAGCAGCGCGGCATCACCTCGATCATCATCTCGCACAAGCTGAACGAGATCGCCCAGATCGCCGACTCGATCACCATCCTGCGGGACGGCCGGACGATCGAGACCCTGGACGTCAAGGCGGACGGGGTGGACGAGGACCGGATCGTCCGGGGGATGGTCGGCCGGGAACTCTCCAGCCGGTTCCCCGACCACACGCCCAAGATCGGCGAGGTTTTCTTCGAGGTGCGGGACTGGACCGTCCGGCACCCCATCTCGGCCGACCGGATGGTGGCCAAGGGCTCCAGCTTCACCGTCCGGCGGGGCGAGATCGTCGGCTTCGCCGGGCTGATGGGGGCCGGGCGTACCGAGCTGGCGATGAGCATCTTCGGCCGGTCGTACGGGGTCTACCAGGGCGGCCAGATCTTCAAGGACGGCCGGGAGGTCGTGCTGAAGTCGGTGGCCGACGCCATCGCACACGGCCTGGCCTACGTCAGCGAGGACCGCAAGTCGCTCGGGCTGAACCTGCTCGACGACATCAAGACCTCGGTGGTCTCCGCCAAGCTCTCCAAGATCGCCGATCGCGGGGTGGTCGACCCGGTACGCGAATACCAGGCGGCCGAGAGCTACCGCAAGAGCCTGCGGGTCAAGGCCCCGAACGTCGACGAGGGCGTCACCAAGCTCTCCGGCGGCAACCAGCAGAAGGTGGTACTGGCCAAGTGGATGTTCACCGACCCTGACCTGCTGATCCTCGACGAGCCGACCCGGGGCATCGACGTCGGCGCCAAGTACGAGATCTACGGCATCATCCAGCAGCTCGCCGACCAGGGGAAGGGCGTCATCGTCATCTCCTCCGAGCTGCCGGAGCTGATCGGCCTCTGCGACCGCATCTACACGGTCTTCGAGGGCACCATCACCGGCAACATCGAGCGGCGGGACGCCGATCCGGAACTCCTCATGAAGCAGATGACCTCAGCGAAGAAGGCGCAGATCCGGTGA
- the mmsB gene encoding multiple monosaccharide ABC transporter permease, with amino-acid sequence MSRIKELQKSLFAGTTSNARQFGMIFTLLAIVLLFQILTDGLTLNSSNLISLVSQYSYILILAIGMLMVIVAGHIDLSVGSIAAFVGIVVAQSMQEWSLPWPAAILFGLLVGAAIGAWQGFWVAYIGVPAFIVTLAGMMLFRGGNQFIGSADTIPVPEGFRQIGAGFLPEVGPNTGYNNLTLLLGLLVAAAIVLREWKLRRTRREMDADVAPMWISLIRVALPVAVVVYAAFRFAGGRVGTSFPISGIILGVLVVAYSFITRNTAGGRHIYAVGGNARAAELSGVKLKRVNFLVMMNMSILAALAGMIFVARSAASGPQDGIGWELDAIAAVFIGGAAVSGGLGTISGSIVGGLVMAVLNNGLQLMGVGSDRVQIIKGLVLLLAVALDVYNKNRGRFSIIGSVTRPFRREAPPAGPASSVETGQEPAKTPVAG; translated from the coding sequence GTGAGTCGCATAAAGGAACTCCAGAAGTCCCTGTTCGCGGGGACGACGTCCAACGCCCGGCAGTTCGGGATGATCTTCACGCTGCTGGCGATCGTCCTGCTCTTCCAGATCCTGACCGACGGGCTGACGCTGAACTCGAGCAACCTGATCTCGCTGGTCAGCCAGTACTCGTACATCCTGATCCTGGCCATCGGGATGCTGATGGTGATCGTCGCCGGCCACATCGACCTGTCGGTCGGCTCGATCGCCGCCTTCGTCGGCATCGTGGTGGCCCAGTCGATGCAGGAGTGGTCGCTGCCCTGGCCGGCGGCGATCCTGTTCGGCCTGCTCGTCGGCGCCGCGATCGGCGCCTGGCAGGGCTTCTGGGTGGCCTACATCGGGGTACCGGCGTTCATCGTCACCCTGGCCGGCATGATGCTGTTCCGCGGCGGCAACCAGTTCATCGGCAGCGCCGACACGATCCCGGTGCCGGAGGGCTTCCGGCAGATCGGCGCCGGCTTCCTGCCGGAGGTCGGTCCGAACACCGGCTACAACAACCTGACGCTGCTGCTCGGGCTGCTCGTCGCGGCGGCCATCGTGCTGCGGGAGTGGAAGCTGCGGCGTACCCGGCGGGAGATGGACGCCGACGTCGCCCCGATGTGGATCTCGTTGATCCGGGTCGCGCTCCCGGTCGCCGTCGTGGTCTACGCGGCCTTCCGGTTCGCCGGCGGCCGGGTCGGCACCAGCTTCCCGATCTCCGGCATCATCCTCGGCGTACTTGTGGTGGCCTACTCCTTCATCACCCGGAACACCGCCGGTGGCCGGCACATCTACGCGGTCGGCGGCAACGCGCGGGCCGCCGAGCTCTCCGGCGTCAAGCTCAAGCGGGTCAACTTCCTGGTCATGATGAACATGTCGATCCTGGCCGCGCTGGCCGGCATGATCTTCGTCGCCCGGTCGGCCGCCTCCGGCCCGCAGGACGGCATCGGCTGGGAGCTGGACGCCATCGCCGCGGTCTTCATCGGCGGCGCGGCCGTCTCCGGCGGCCTCGGCACCATCAGCGGGTCGATCGTCGGCGGCCTGGTGATGGCGGTGCTCAACAACGGTCTACAGCTGATGGGTGTCGGCTCGGACCGGGTCCAGATCATCAAGGGGTTGGTGCTGCTGCTGGCCGTCGCCCTGGATGTCTACAACAAGAACCGAGGGCGTTTCTCGATCATCGGATCGGTGACCCGCCCGTTCCGCCGGGAGGCGCCACCCGCCGGGCCGGCGTCCAGCGTCGAGACGGGTCAGGAGCCCGCCAAGACTCCGGTGGCCGGCTGA
- a CDS encoding sugar-binding protein — translation MRRFLTRGVAAGAIALLALTACSERSDDGGGEAGSEKGFAANSLIGVALPAKTSENWVLAGDLFTNGLKEAGFTSDVQYAGATSTVADQQAQISAMVTKGAKVIVIGATDAAQLTTQVNAAKQAGAYVIAYDRLIKNTENVDYYVAYDNFKVGQLQGQALLEGMKAKKPNGPYNIELFSGSPDDNNSGVFFEGAMDVLKKEIDAGNVVVGSGQTDIKQTATDGWKAENAQRRMDSLLTSTYTSKTLDGVLSPNDTLARAILTSVKGAGKPLPVVTGQDSEVESVKSIVAGEQYSTINKDTRNLVKETIEMVKALQAGNEAKTNDTESYDNGAKVVPANLLEPLIVTKKNVVEAYANDPKLAPITAGAK, via the coding sequence ATGCGTAGATTCCTAACCAGGGGTGTCGCCGCCGGCGCCATCGCCCTGTTGGCCCTCACGGCCTGCTCCGAGCGTTCCGATGACGGCGGAGGCGAGGCGGGCTCCGAGAAGGGCTTCGCCGCCAACTCGCTGATCGGCGTGGCGCTGCCCGCCAAGACCTCCGAGAACTGGGTGCTCGCCGGTGACCTGTTCACCAACGGGCTCAAGGAGGCCGGCTTCACCTCCGACGTGCAGTACGCCGGTGCCACCAGCACGGTCGCCGACCAGCAGGCGCAGATCTCGGCGATGGTCACCAAGGGCGCCAAGGTGATCGTCATCGGTGCGACCGACGCCGCGCAGCTGACCACCCAGGTCAACGCCGCCAAGCAGGCGGGCGCGTACGTCATCGCCTACGACCGGCTGATCAAGAACACCGAGAACGTCGACTACTACGTGGCGTACGACAACTTCAAGGTCGGCCAGCTCCAGGGCCAGGCGCTGCTGGAGGGCATGAAGGCGAAGAAGCCGAACGGCCCGTACAACATCGAGCTCTTCTCCGGCTCGCCGGACGACAACAACTCCGGGGTCTTCTTCGAGGGCGCGATGGACGTGCTGAAGAAGGAGATCGACGCCGGCAACGTGGTGGTCGGCTCGGGCCAGACCGACATCAAGCAGACCGCCACCGACGGCTGGAAGGCGGAGAACGCCCAGCGGCGGATGGACTCGCTGCTCACCTCGACCTACACCAGCAAGACCCTGGACGGCGTCCTCTCCCCGAACGACACCCTGGCCCGGGCGATCCTGACCTCGGTCAAGGGCGCCGGCAAGCCGCTGCCGGTGGTCACCGGGCAGGACTCCGAGGTGGAGTCGGTCAAGTCGATCGTGGCTGGCGAGCAGTACTCGACGATCAACAAGGACACCCGGAACCTGGTGAAGGAGACCATCGAGATGGTCAAGGCCCTCCAGGCCGGTAACGAGGCGAAGACCAACGACACCGAGTCCTACGACAACGGTGCCAAGGTGGTCCCGGCCAACCTGCTGGAGCCGCTGATCGTCACCAAGAAGAACGTGGTCGAGGCGTACGCCAACGACCCGAAGCTGGCCCCGATCACCGCCGGCGCCAAGTAG
- the selD gene encoding selenide, water dikinase SelD, translating to MERHRLTRYARGGGCACKIPPGELAEVVAGLVGTAAPDGPGELLVGLDDGDDAAVVRLGSGTAVVATADFFTPVVDDPYDWGRIAAANALSDVYAMGGTPVVAVNLLAWPREVLPLALAAEVLRGGLDVARQAGCHVAGGHSVDDPEPKYGMAVTGVADPERLMRNDAGRPGLPLTLTKPLGVGVLNSRHKQTGEVFGQAVAVMTELNRAAATAALSAGIRCATDVTGFGLLGHLHKLARASGVTARVDTSAVPYLDGARAALADGFVSGGTRRNLDWVRPHAETAGVAEDELLLLADAQTSGGLLVAGELPGHPVIGELLPAREDGRTLLVTA from the coding sequence ATGGAACGGCACCGGCTGACCCGGTACGCGCGCGGCGGCGGGTGCGCCTGCAAGATCCCGCCCGGGGAGTTGGCCGAGGTGGTCGCCGGGCTGGTCGGCACCGCCGCGCCGGACGGGCCGGGCGAACTGCTGGTCGGCCTCGACGACGGCGACGACGCGGCCGTCGTACGCCTGGGGTCCGGCACCGCCGTCGTCGCCACCGCCGACTTCTTCACCCCGGTGGTCGACGACCCGTACGACTGGGGCCGGATCGCCGCCGCCAACGCCCTCTCCGACGTCTACGCGATGGGCGGTACCCCGGTGGTGGCGGTGAACCTGCTGGCCTGGCCCCGCGAGGTACTGCCGCTGGCGCTCGCCGCCGAGGTGCTGCGCGGCGGGCTGGACGTGGCCCGGCAGGCGGGCTGCCACGTGGCGGGCGGGCACAGCGTGGACGACCCCGAGCCGAAGTACGGGATGGCGGTGACCGGCGTCGCCGACCCGGAGCGGCTGATGCGCAACGACGCCGGGCGACCCGGGTTGCCGCTGACCCTGACCAAGCCGCTCGGTGTCGGGGTGCTGAACAGCCGACACAAGCAGACCGGCGAGGTGTTCGGCCAGGCGGTGGCGGTGATGACCGAGCTGAACCGGGCCGCGGCGACGGCGGCGCTGTCGGCCGGGATCCGCTGCGCCACCGACGTGACCGGGTTCGGGCTGCTCGGCCACCTGCACAAGCTGGCCCGGGCCTCCGGGGTGACCGCCCGGGTGGACACGTCGGCCGTACCGTATCTGGACGGTGCGCGGGCGGCGCTGGCCGACGGTTTCGTCAGCGGCGGCACCCGGCGCAACCTCGACTGGGTGCGACCGCACGCCGAGACGGCCGGGGTCGCCGAGGACGAGTTGCTGCTGCTGGCCGACGCGCAGACCTCCGGCGGGCTGCTGGTCGCCGGTGAGCTGCCGGGCCACCCGGTGATCGGCGAGCTGCTGCCGGCCCGGGAGGACGGCCGCACCCTGCTGGTGACCGCCTGA